The Mesorhizobium loti DNA segment CCAGGCCATCGCTTTCGAGATCCTCGATGATGTTGGAAACCGCCTGCTTGGTCAGCTGCGTCGCCCGCGCCAGATCGGCCCGCGACAGCGCGCCGTTCAGACGCAGCGCCTCGATCATGACACGGCGGTTGTGCGCGCTGGTGCCTTCCTGGTTGGTGCCGCTTTTGGCGCGGATCGGGCTGATGTCGTCCATCGGCGTTTCCCCTCTTGACTCCATTAGAATATTGATCGACTAATTAAGTCAAGCGAGTTGACTTAATGCGAGCCGACCGACCTAAAACAAGATGGCTAAGGCCCCCAGGCCCATCGCCACTGGTCAGCCGGGTAACCATCAGGTCACGCGACAGCGATCCGGGAAGACGATGCGACAAGCCCGCATTGCCGGCCCGTTAACACCGGAAATGGGAGAAGAAGATGCTTAAGACAATCACCAAAACACTGGTCGGCACGGTCTTCGCCGGAGGACTGCTCGTTCCCCACGCCTTCGCCGAAACGACGCTCAACGCGCTGTTCATGGCGCAGGCCGCCTACAGCGAGGCCGACGTGCGCGCCATGACGGACGCCTTCACCAAGGCCAACCCGGACGTCAAGGTCAATCTCGAATTCGTCCCCTATGAAGGCCTGCACGACAAGACCGTGCTGGCCCAGGGGTCGGGCGGCGGCTACGACGTCGTGCTGTTCGACGTTATCTGGCCGGCCGAATACGCCACCAACAAGGTGCTGGTCGACGTGTCGTCGAAGATCACCGACGACATGAAGAAGGGCGTGCTGCCCGGTGCCTGGACCACGGTCCAGTATGACGGCAAGTACTATGGCATGCCGTGGATCCTCGACACCAAATATCTGTTCTACAACAAGGAAATACTGGAAAAGGCCGGCATCAAGGCGCCGCCGAAGACCTGGGAAGAGCTCGGCGCGCAGGCCAAGATCATCCAGGACAAGGGCCTGCTGAAGACGCCGATCGCCTGGAGCTGGTCGCAGGCCGAAGCCGCGATCTGCGACTACACCACGCTGGTCAGCGCCTATGGCGGCGACTTCCTCAAGGACGGCAAGCCGGACTTCCAGAATGGCGGCGGCCTCTCGGCGCTGAAATACATGGTCGACAGCTACAAGTCCGGCCTCACCAATCCGAATTCCAAGGAATTCCTGGAAGAGGACGTGCGCAAGGTCTTTGAAAACGGCGACGCCGCCTTCGCGCTGAACTGGACCTACATGTACAACATGGCCAACGATCCAAAGGACTCGAAGGTCGTGGGCAAGGTCGGCGTCGTGCCGGCGCCGGGCGTCACCGGCATCAGCGACGTGTCGGCCGTCAACGGCTCGATGGGCCTTGGCGTCACCGCGGTCTCGAAGCATCCGGACGAGGCCTGGAAATACATCGAATACATGACCTCGCAGGCGACACAGAACCAGTATGCCAAGCTGTCGCTGCCGATCTGGGCCTCGTCCTATGACGACCCGGCCGTTACCAAGGGCCAGGAAGAGCTGATCGCCGCCGCCAAGCTTGGCCTGGCGGCCATGTATCCGCGGCCGACCACGCCGAAGTACCAGGAGCTCTCGACCGCTCTGCAGCAGGCGATCCAGGAATCGCTGCTCGGCCAGTCCTCGCCGGAAGATGCGCTGAACACAGCTGCGAAGAACAGCGGCCTCTGAGCAGTTTTCTCCGATCACGGGCGGCCTTGTGCCGCCCGTGCTATGTCTGAAATCACCGTGAATGAAGAGAGGCTGCTCCGATGTCGAGCACCTGGATGACGACCCGTGCCTGGTTGCTGATGCTGCCGCTGCTCGTGGTCATGGTCGCCGTCATCGGCTGGCCGCTGGTCGATACGGTCAACTTGTCCTTTACCGATGCCAAGCTGGTCGGCACCGGCGGCAATTACGTCGGCTTCGACAATTACACCAACATGCTGTCGAGCTCGAACTTTTCGCGCACGCTGGTGACCACGACGCTGTTCGCGGTCATTTCAGTTGCCGCCGAAATGGTGATTGGCGTTCTCGCCGCCCTTCTGCTCAATCAGCAGTTCCACGGCCGCGCCGTCCTGCGCGCCCTGATGATATTGCCCTGGGCATTGCCGACCGTGGTCAACGCCACGCTGTGGCGGCTGATCTACAATCCCGAATATGGCGCGCTGAACGCCGCCTTGACGCAGCTCAATCTCATCGACGCCTACCGCTCATGGCTGGGTGAGCCGGGCACGGCGCTGGCGGCCCTGATCGTCGCCGACTGCTGGAAGAACTTTCCGCTGGTGGCGCTGATCGCGCTCGCCGCCCTACAGGCGGTGCCGCGCGACATCACCGCCGCCTCGCTCGTCGATGGTGCGGGACCATTCAACCGCTTCCGCTTCGTCATCCTGCCCTATCTCGCCGGCCCGCTGATGGTGGCGTTGGTTCTGCGCACCATCGAGGCCTTCAAGGTCTTCGACATCATCTGGGTGATGACCCGCGGCGGCCCGGCCAACAGCACGCGTACGCTGTCGATCCTCGTCTATCAGGAAGCCTTCTCCTTCCAGCGCGCCGGCTCCGGCGCGTCGCTGGCGCTGATCGTCACCTTGCTCGTCACCGTACTCGCCGTCGCCTATGCGGCGCTGGTGAGGAAGACCGCCGGGAGTGCCGCCTGATGGAACGCAGGAGTCCCGCCTTCACCATCTTCATCTATGCCTGCGCGCTGCTGCTTGCCGCCATCATCCTGGCGCCCATCGCCTGGCTGTTCATCATGAGCATATCACCGGCCGCAGATCTCGCCGCCAAGCCGCTGCGCTGGTGGCCGCAGGCAGCCGACTTCTCACGTTACCAGACATTGCTGTCGACGGCTGAAAACAGCGCTGGCGCCGCCTTCACCTCATCGCTGCGCAACAGCCTGGAGATATCAGGCATGGCGACGCTGGCGGCGTTAGCTTTGGCGATTCCCGCTGGCTGGGCGGTGTCGCGCACGCCGGCGATCGGCTGGTCGCTGTCGATGGTCATCGCCACCTACATGCTGCCGCCGGTGGCGCTCGCCGTGCCGCTTTATATGGGCCTGTCGCATCTTGGCCTGCTCAACAATGTCTTCGGCCTGGCACTGGTCTATCTCACCATATTGGCGCCGTTCACCACCTGGCTGATGAAATCCGGTTTTGACTCGATCCCGCGCGAGATCGAGGCGGCGGCGATGATCGACGGCGCGGGCCTGTTCCAGACGCTGCGCATCATCACGCTGCCGCTCGCCGCACCGGTGATGGCGACATCGGCGCTGTTTGCGGTGCTGCTCGCCTGGGACGAGTTCTTCTATGCGCTGCTGTTCACCTCCGACCAGCGCGCCAAGACCTTGACCGTCGCCATTGCCGATTTGGCCGGCGGCCGTGTTTCCGACTACGGGCTGATCGCCACCGCCGGCGTGCTGGCCGCTTTGCCGCCGGTGCTGATCGGCCTGGTCATGCAGCGCGCACTGATCTCGGGCCTGACCAGCGGCGGTGTGAAAGGATGACAATGACTGCAACAAAACCCCGGCCGGCCGGACTGGCCGCCATCGACCGCGAAATGGCGCGCCAGCACGCGGACGCGCGTGCTTCGTTCGGGAGCAATGCTGCCATGGCTGCAAACGTTGCCGACTCAATCAGGAAGACCGGGCGTCTGCTGCTGCTCGGCATGGGTGGCTCGCATGCCGTCGGGCGTGCCGTCGAGCCGCTCTATCGCGCGCTCGGTATCGATGCGCTGGCGCTGCCGCTGTCCGAACAGCTCGGCCAGCCGACGCCGCTCAGCGGCAAGACGGTGCTCATCACCTCGCAGTCGGGCGAGAGCGCCGAGGTCGTCAGATGGTTTGCGGAGGCCGGCAGCGCTGCGGATGTTTTCGGCCTGACGCTCGAAGGCGGCTCCTTTCTCGCCCGCACGGCGCCTTGCCTGGTCGGCGCTGGCGGCACGGAACTGGCCTTCGCCGCGACCCGCAGCCTGACCGTGACCTTCGCCCTGCACCTGGCCCTCCTTGCCGCACTCGGCGAAGACCCGAAGGCCGCGCTTGGTGTCCTGGATCAACCGCAAGACAACGACATCACGCAGGCACTCGCGGCACTGGAAAAGGTGACGAGCATCGTCACCTCGGGCCGCCGGCTGCAAGGCGTGGCCGAAGCGCTGGCGCTTGGACTTACCGAACTGTCGCGCCTGCCCTCCTTTTCGCTCGAGGGCGGCCAGTTGCGGCATGGACCGATGGAGATGCTCGGGCCGAAGATCGGTGTCATCCTGTTTCGCGGCAACGACCCCACTGCGGAATTGGTGACGGCGATGGCTCTTTCCGTGGTTGAGGCCGGCGCACCGCTGGTGATCTTCGACGCATCCGGGCAATCGCCGGTCGCGGGCGCGGTCACGCTCTCCTTCAAGCCGGCTTCGGGTCTCGCCGCGATCTTCGCCATGCTGCCGGTGGCGCAGCGCCTGATGATCGCCTTTGCCGACAGCCGCGTCGACAATGCCGGCACGCCCGTGCGCTCCACCAAGATTACCAGGAGCGAGTGATGCGTCCGCTTGCGGTGATCGGCAACGTCAATGTCGACCTGATCGTCGGCCCGGTCGCGCCATGGCCGAAGGCAGGCACGGAAACCGTCGTCGATCATGACGATTTGCGCGTCGGCGGACAGGCCGGCAACACCGGGCTCGCCTGGCAGGCGTTGGGCATTGATTTCGAGATCGCCGCCAATGTCGGCGACGACCAGTTCGGCCGCTGGCTGCGTGAGGCGTTCGGTGCCCGCGCCGACAAATGGCCGGTGCGCCCGGAGAACACGACGCTTTCGGTCGGCATGACCCATCCCGATGGCGAAAGGACGTTTTTCACCACGCGTGGCCACCTGCCCCGCTTCAGCCTTGCCGACGTATTTTCGGTGCTCGACGGCAAGCAGCTCGCCGGTGGCTATGCGTTGCTGTGCGGCTCCTTCCTCACCGATGATCTCACCCGCGACTACGAGGCGTTCTTCGACTGGGCGAACGGGCACGACATCGCAGTGGCGCTGGACACCGGTTGGCCGATGGAGGGTTGGACCCCGGCCAACTGCAAGGCGGCCCGCACCTGGCTCGCGCGCTGTGACCTTGCCTTGTTCAACGAGGTGGAGACCGTGACCCTGGCGGGCCTGCCCGATCCGGTCGAGGCGGCGCGGCAAATCCAGTCCAGAATGAAGAAGGGCGCGACCGCCGTCGTCAAGCGCGGCCCCGAAGGGGCGATCGCCATCGGCCCGGGCGGAGCGCTGGTCACGGCGACCGCGCCCGACGTCAGGGTCGTCGACACGATCGGCGCCGGCGATGTCTTCAATGCGGCCTTCCTGGCCGCACTGGCGCAGGACCAGACGCTGACCGCCTCGCTTGCGGCCGCAACGCAGGTGGCGTCGCGCGCCATATCAACCTTGCCCCGTAACTACGGCGAACCGATGCATCCAAGGGAAGCCACGCATGAGCGCGCTTGAAATCCGCAACATCCGCAAGAACTACGGCAGTGTCGAAACGCTGAAAGGCATCGACATCGCACTGCAGAGCGGCGAGTTCCTGGTGCTGCTCGGCTCGTCGGGCTGCGGAAAGTCGACGCTTCTCAACATCATCGCCGGGCTCGCCGAAGCAACAAGCGGCGACGTGCTGATCGGCGGCCGTTCGATCCTTGGCGTTCACCCCAAGAACCGCGACATCGCCATGGTCTTCCAGTCCTATGCGCTCTATCCGAACCTGACAGTCCGCCGCAACATCGGCTTCGGCCTGGAGATGCGCGGCGTTGCCGCCGACGAGCGTGAAAAGGCGGTGGCAGAGGCAGCAAGATTGCTGCAGATCGAAGCCCTGCTCGACCGCAAGCCGAGCCAGCTTTCCGGCGGCCAGCGCCAGCGCGTCGCCATCGGCCGGGCGCTGGTGCGCAAACCGCAGGTCTTCCTCTTCGACGAACCGCTCTCCAACCTCGACGCCAAGCTGCGCCTGGAGATGCGCACCGAGTTGAAGCGGCTGCACCAGATGCTGCAGACTACCGTCGTCTACGTCACCCACGACCAGATCGAGGCGATGACGCTGGCGACGCGCATCGCGGTGATGCGCGACGGCAGGATCGAACAGCTCGGCACGCCCGAAGAGATCTACAACGAGCCGGCAACGCTCTATGTCGCCGGCTTTGTCGGCGCGCCGTCGATGAACATGCTTCAGGCTACTGTTGCCGACGGCAACCTGGCCATCGCCGAGTCCGATGTGCGGATCGCCTTGCCGGCCCGCTATGCGAATGCAGCGCGTGAAGGCGCACGGCTGGTCGTCGGCATCAGGCCTGAGGCGCTGCGCGTGGCGACCGCGCTGACGGATTTGTCATTGCCCGTGGAGATCGAGGTCGTCGAACTGACAGGCCCCGAACTGGTCACGACGGCCCGGATCGGCACGCAAGGGCTGACGGCCTGCCTGCCGCCAAGGTCTCAGGTTGCCAAGGGCGAAAAGCGCAGCCTCACCTTCGATGAGACAGCGCTTCGCTTGTTTGACCCGTCGACAGGCAAGGCTCTGCCGACGGCTTGAGAAAGGCCGCGCACGCCTGAACGACATGCACGGCTTGGACTATCTGGATGTCAGCGCGCCGGCGGTGCGTACATCAGGCCGCCGGCATTCCACAGCGCGTTGATGCCACGGGCGATTTTCAGCTGGCTGGACTGGCCGAGATTGCGTTCGAACATCTCGCCATAATTGCCGACCTTGGCGACGATGTTGTAGGCGAAAGCGGGGTCGAGCCCGATCTGCTTGCCATTGTCGCCCTCGACGCCGAGGAACCGCCGGATTGTCGGGTTCTGCGATTTCAGCGAGGCTTCCGCATTGGCCTGGGTGACGCCCTCCTCTTCCGCCTCGATCAGCGAGAACAGCGTCCAGCGCACCACGTCGAACCACTTGTCGTCGCCCTTGCGAACAGCCGGGCCGAGCGGCTCCTTCGAGATGATTTCCGGCAGCACCGTGAAGGCGGCGGGATCGGTCAGCTTCAGGCGCTGTGCATAAAGCGCCGAGGCGTCGGTGGTGTAGACGTCGCAGCGGCCGCTGTCGAACGCCTTGATGATGCTGTCGGCGGAATCGATGACGACCGCTTCGTATTTCATCTGGTGGGCAGTGAAATAGTCGGCGACGTTCTGCTCGGTGGTGGTGCCTTGTTCCGCGCAGATCGTGGCGCCTGAGAGCTTGAGCGCGCTGTCGACACCGAGGTCCTTGCGCACCATAAAACCCTGGCCGTCATAATAGGCGGCGCCGATGAAGTGGATGCCCATGCCGGTGTCGCGCGACAAAGTCCACGTCGACTGCCGCGACAGAATGTCGACGGTGCCGGCCTGCAGCGCGGTGAAGCGCTCCTTGGTCGACAACGGCACATAGCTCACCTTGTCGGGGTCGCCGAAAACGGCGGCCGAAACCGCGCGGCAGAAATCGATGTCGAAGCCGCTCCATTTGCCCTGGTCGTCCGGCGCCGAGAAGCCGGCGACGCCTTGGCTGACACCGCAGATGATGGAGCCCCTCTGCTTGACGATGTCGAATGTGTCCGCCTTCGCCGGCGCGGCCAGCGTGGCCGATGCGAGCAAGAACGCGGTGATCAATGCATGTCTCATGGTTTCCTCCCTTGATGAGGCAAAGCCTCTCCTGCCGCCGGCGCGTGACGCGCCGGACGTTTCCCAAAAAGTCGTTGCTCCTGAATTCTGCTCACGCACCGCCGGGGCGGTGCGCAGATATGTCCTAAGCCCTTTCCGCCAGAACCGCCGCCAGCGTCTCGTCGACAACGCCGACCAGATGATCGGCATTGGCCCGGCTGAAGATCATCGGCGGGCGCATCTTCAGCACATTGTCATGCGGCCCCTCGGTGCCGATCAGCACGCCGCGTGCCCTCACCCCATCATTGATGCGGCGGGCAAGTGCTGTCGCCGGCGCCTTGCTCTTGCGGTCCTCGACCAGTTCGATACCGAGGAAGAGGCCCTGGCCGCGCACATCGCCGATGACGTCGTAGCGGTCCTGCAAAGCCTTGAACCGCGCCATGAGATAGTTGCCGATCTCCAGCGCATTGCGCCTGAGCCCGTCCCGCTCGATGACATCGAGCACTGCCAGTCCGGCGGCGCAGGACACCGGATTGCCGCCGAACGTGTTGAAATACTCCATGCCGTTGTTGAAGGAGGCGGCGATCTCCGATGTCGTCACCACAGCCGCCATCGGATGGCCGTTGCCGATCGGCTTGCCCATGGTGACGATGTCAGGCGTCACCCCTTGGGTTTCGAAAGCCCACCAATGGCTGCCGACGCGACCGAAGCCGACCTGCACCTCGTCGGCGGCGCAAATGCCACCGGCGGCGCGCACCAGCGCGTAGACCTCCGCGAGATAGCCTTCCGGCAGGAACACCTGGCCGGCGACGCTGGGGATCGATTCCGCCAGGAACAGGCCGGGCGCGCGGCCTTGTCTGGCCATATCGGCGATCTGCTCGGCGACGCTTTCGGCGAACCGTTTTGCATGTTCGTGGACCGGCCATTCGGCCGGAGCATGGTAGCTGTCGGGAATGGTCGCCTCGAACACATGCGCTGGGCGCCCCTTGCCGCCCTTGCGCTTGTATTTGTAGGGACTGAGATCGATCAGCTCCTGCGTCGTGCCGTGATAGGCCCAGTCGAGCACGATCGCCTCGCTGCGGCCGGTATGGCTCCGCGCCATGCGCAACATCAGGCTGTTGGCCTCGCTGCCGGAGCAGGCGAAAGACGCCACCGACAGGCCGGCGGGCAGCGTCGCCGTCAGCCGTTCGGCATAGGTGACGATGGCGTCGTGCAAATAGCGCGTGTTGGTGTTGAGCTTCGCCGCTTGGCCTGCGATCGCCTCGACCACGTCAGGATGGGCATGGCCGAGATGGCAGACATTGTTGAAGCAATCGAGATAGGCGCGGCCGCGATCGTCGATCAGCCAGGCGCCCTCGCCGCGCACGAACTTGATCGGCTCGGAATAAGAAATCGAGAGATTGGGCAGCAGCGACGCCTTGCGCGCGGCGACGATTTCAGGGCGGGAGCGACCATTTTGGCGAAAGGTCTCGGGCGGAATACCGGCGAGATCGGCGGCATCCGGAAACAGTTCCTTCCACACGGCGAGATAACGT contains these protein-coding regions:
- a CDS encoding sugar isomerase, which translates into the protein MTATKPRPAGLAAIDREMARQHADARASFGSNAAMAANVADSIRKTGRLLLLGMGGSHAVGRAVEPLYRALGIDALALPLSEQLGQPTPLSGKTVLITSQSGESAEVVRWFAEAGSAADVFGLTLEGGSFLARTAPCLVGAGGTELAFAATRSLTVTFALHLALLAALGEDPKAALGVLDQPQDNDITQALAALEKVTSIVTSGRRLQGVAEALALGLTELSRLPSFSLEGGQLRHGPMEMLGPKIGVILFRGNDPTAELVTAMALSVVEAGAPLVIFDASGQSPVAGAVTLSFKPASGLAAIFAMLPVAQRLMIAFADSRVDNAGTPVRSTKITRSE
- a CDS encoding family 1 extracellular solute-binding protein; protein product: MLKTITKTLVGTVFAGGLLVPHAFAETTLNALFMAQAAYSEADVRAMTDAFTKANPDVKVNLEFVPYEGLHDKTVLAQGSGGGYDVVLFDVIWPAEYATNKVLVDVSSKITDDMKKGVLPGAWTTVQYDGKYYGMPWILDTKYLFYNKEILEKAGIKAPPKTWEELGAQAKIIQDKGLLKTPIAWSWSQAEAAICDYTTLVSAYGGDFLKDGKPDFQNGGGLSALKYMVDSYKSGLTNPNSKEFLEEDVRKVFENGDAAFALNWTYMYNMANDPKDSKVVGKVGVVPAPGVTGISDVSAVNGSMGLGVTAVSKHPDEAWKYIEYMTSQATQNQYAKLSLPIWASSYDDPAVTKGQEELIAAAKLGLAAMYPRPTTPKYQELSTALQQAIQESLLGQSSPEDALNTAAKNSGL
- a CDS encoding ABC transporter, giving the protein MSALEIRNIRKNYGSVETLKGIDIALQSGEFLVLLGSSGCGKSTLLNIIAGLAEATSGDVLIGGRSILGVHPKNRDIAMVFQSYALYPNLTVRRNIGFGLEMRGVAADEREKAVAEAARLLQIEALLDRKPSQLSGGQRQRVAIGRALVRKPQVFLFDEPLSNLDAKLRLEMRTELKRLHQMLQTTVVYVTHDQIEAMTLATRIAVMRDGRIEQLGTPEEIYNEPATLYVAGFVGAPSMNMLQATVADGNLAIAESDVRIALPARYANAAREGARLVVGIRPEALRVATALTDLSLPVEIEVVELTGPELVTTARIGTQGLTACLPPRSQVAKGEKRSLTFDETALRLFDPSTGKALPTA
- a CDS encoding ABC transporter permease, with amino-acid sequence MERRSPAFTIFIYACALLLAAIILAPIAWLFIMSISPAADLAAKPLRWWPQAADFSRYQTLLSTAENSAGAAFTSSLRNSLEISGMATLAALALAIPAGWAVSRTPAIGWSLSMVIATYMLPPVALAVPLYMGLSHLGLLNNVFGLALVYLTILAPFTTWLMKSGFDSIPREIEAAAMIDGAGLFQTLRIITLPLAAPVMATSALFAVLLAWDEFFYALLFTSDQRAKTLTVAIADLAGGRVSDYGLIATAGVLAALPPVLIGLVMQRALISGLTSGGVKG
- a CDS encoding ABC transporter permease, which translates into the protein MSSTWMTTRAWLLMLPLLVVMVAVIGWPLVDTVNLSFTDAKLVGTGGNYVGFDNYTNMLSSSNFSRTLVTTTLFAVISVAAEMVIGVLAALLLNQQFHGRAVLRALMILPWALPTVVNATLWRLIYNPEYGALNAALTQLNLIDAYRSWLGEPGTALAALIVADCWKNFPLVALIALAALQAVPRDITAASLVDGAGPFNRFRFVILPYLAGPLMVALVLRTIEAFKVFDIIWVMTRGGPANSTRTLSILVYQEAFSFQRAGSGASLALIVTLLVTVLAVAYAALVRKTAGSAA
- a CDS encoding extracellular solute-binding protein codes for the protein MITAFLLASATLAAPAKADTFDIVKQRGSIICGVSQGVAGFSAPDDQGKWSGFDIDFCRAVSAAVFGDPDKVSYVPLSTKERFTALQAGTVDILSRQSTWTLSRDTGMGIHFIGAAYYDGQGFMVRKDLGVDSALKLSGATICAEQGTTTEQNVADYFTAHQMKYEAVVIDSADSIIKAFDSGRCDVYTTDASALYAQRLKLTDPAAFTVLPEIISKEPLGPAVRKGDDKWFDVVRWTLFSLIEAEEEGVTQANAEASLKSQNPTIRRFLGVEGDNGKQIGLDPAFAYNIVAKVGNYGEMFERNLGQSSQLKIARGINALWNAGGLMYAPPAR
- a CDS encoding carbohydrate kinase encodes the protein MRPLAVIGNVNVDLIVGPVAPWPKAGTETVVDHDDLRVGGQAGNTGLAWQALGIDFEIAANVGDDQFGRWLREAFGARADKWPVRPENTTLSVGMTHPDGERTFFTTRGHLPRFSLADVFSVLDGKQLAGGYALLCGSFLTDDLTRDYEAFFDWANGHDIAVALDTGWPMEGWTPANCKAARTWLARCDLALFNEVETVTLAGLPDPVEAARQIQSRMKKGATAVVKRGPEGAIAIGPGGALVTATAPDVRVVDTIGAGDVFNAAFLAALAQDQTLTASLAAATQVASRAISTLPRNYGEPMHPREATHERA